A window of Christiangramia forsetii KT0803 contains these coding sequences:
- a CDS encoding cytochrome c oxidase subunit II yields MTVFLVIIVLALLAVTGWQISKIFQLSKRPDADTSEVANEKDNKLHGILNLVFVIFLYVITIYCFWEYGRFYLPEAASDHGSEYDTLMFISIALIMVVQVITQGLLHYFAYRYKGTKTRRALFYADNDKLEFIWTIIPVIVLAGLIIYGLFTWSDIMNINEEEDPMVIELYAYQFDWRARYSGEDNTLGKANVRFIEGLNQLGVDESDSYGDDDKIVTELHLPVGQPVVFKFRSQDVLHSAYFPFFRAQMNVVPGMITQFGFTPTITSEEMRESEYMVDKVKSVNEERNERNKELLAQGEPTLDSYEFDYFLLCNKICGQAHYNMQMKIIVESEEDFKAWMEEQPTFGSTMEDQNKDADSTEDTNSDEEESSQEENGTDEPQESDAVAVVDNEQN; encoded by the coding sequence ATGACCGTATTTTTAGTAATCATAGTACTAGCACTTCTGGCCGTAACCGGTTGGCAGATCTCTAAGATCTTTCAGTTATCTAAGAGACCCGATGCCGATACTTCTGAGGTTGCAAATGAAAAGGATAACAAGCTGCACGGGATCCTCAATTTGGTTTTTGTTATTTTCCTTTATGTAATAACCATTTACTGTTTCTGGGAATATGGTAGATTCTATTTGCCTGAAGCAGCCTCCGACCATGGTTCTGAGTATGATACCCTAATGTTTATCTCTATTGCCTTGATTATGGTAGTACAGGTTATTACCCAGGGATTATTGCATTATTTCGCCTATAGGTATAAAGGGACTAAAACGCGTAGAGCTTTATTTTATGCAGATAATGATAAGCTTGAATTTATCTGGACAATTATTCCGGTTATCGTTCTAGCGGGACTTATTATCTACGGATTATTTACCTGGAGTGATATTATGAACATTAATGAGGAGGAAGATCCAATGGTCATTGAGCTTTATGCGTATCAATTTGACTGGAGAGCGAGATACTCAGGAGAAGATAATACCTTAGGAAAAGCGAATGTTCGTTTTATTGAAGGATTAAATCAGCTTGGGGTAGATGAATCTGATTCTTACGGAGATGATGATAAGATCGTTACTGAATTACATTTACCAGTAGGTCAGCCGGTGGTATTTAAATTCCGTTCTCAGGATGTATTGCACTCTGCATATTTCCCATTTTTTAGAGCTCAGATGAATGTGGTTCCTGGAATGATCACCCAATTTGGATTTACACCTACGATCACTTCCGAAGAAATGAGGGAGAGTGAGTATATGGTGGACAAGGTAAAGAGCGTAAATGAAGAAAGAAATGAGAGAAATAAGGAGCTTTTAGCGCAGGGAGAACCGACTTTAGATTCTTATGAATTCGATTATTTCCTTCTTTGTAACAAAATTTGTGGTCAGGCTCACTATAATATGCAGATGAAGATTATAGTTGAATCTGAAGAAGACTTTAAAGCCTGGATGGAAGAGCAGCCAACCTTTGGGAGCACTATGGAAGATCAGAACAAAGATGCTGATTCTACAGAAGACACCAATAGTGATGAAGAAGAGTCTTCACAGGAAGAAAACGGAACCGATGAGCCACAGGAGAGTGATGCAGTGGCTGTAGTAGATAACGAACAAAATTAA
- a CDS encoding nickel-binding protein, with protein MPIYMDYHIFPGVTVEEVKAAHMGDKATQDRYGVKYHQFWVNKDIGSIFCLIEGPNPEACTKVHEEAHGNVACNIIEVEPGLLNLFMGENSQVHHGVVYDKNGEIDPGFRFIMVLDIVVNTSLDNHSKIDNFILPKTPRKEALKLIQQFHGELVENFSDDSIISIFKESDQAFQSALTIQKLFNNNLGDKDWNITYKIGLSEGQPVTMADGFFKDSIVYAKRLSLIANESQIVMSQGFKKLCSFQLTKFDQNNIKLVNERQKTFIGNFWRYTESNPTNEKLSIEAISQDIGLSRPQLYRKIKSLTGRSPLNFIRDLKMRTAFNLIKDDNLNVSEVAYKMGYDDPSYFSKCFSQKFGICPSKLI; from the coding sequence ATGCCAATATATATGGATTACCATATTTTCCCTGGAGTTACCGTAGAGGAGGTGAAAGCCGCACATATGGGTGATAAAGCGACCCAGGATAGGTATGGCGTTAAATATCATCAATTCTGGGTAAATAAGGACATTGGATCTATTTTCTGCCTGATTGAAGGTCCGAATCCGGAAGCCTGTACTAAAGTGCATGAAGAGGCCCACGGGAATGTTGCTTGCAATATTATTGAAGTAGAACCAGGCTTGCTCAACTTGTTTATGGGTGAAAATTCCCAGGTTCATCACGGAGTAGTTTATGATAAGAATGGAGAAATAGATCCCGGGTTTAGATTTATCATGGTTCTGGATATTGTGGTTAATACTTCCTTAGACAATCATTCCAAAATTGATAATTTTATTTTACCGAAAACTCCCAGGAAAGAAGCATTGAAATTAATTCAACAATTTCACGGAGAGTTAGTAGAAAATTTTTCAGACGACAGCATCATTTCTATTTTCAAGGAATCTGACCAGGCTTTTCAAAGTGCTCTCACTATTCAGAAACTTTTTAATAATAACCTCGGTGATAAAGACTGGAACATTACTTATAAGATCGGACTTTCGGAAGGCCAACCTGTGACCATGGCTGATGGTTTTTTTAAAGATTCTATTGTATATGCCAAAAGGCTTAGTTTGATAGCGAATGAAAGTCAGATAGTAATGTCACAAGGTTTTAAAAAATTGTGTTCTTTTCAATTGACAAAATTTGATCAAAATAACATTAAGCTTGTAAACGAAAGACAAAAAACTTTCATTGGTAATTTTTGGCGTTATACAGAATCCAACCCTACCAACGAAAAATTGTCAATAGAGGCCATAAGTCAGGATATTGGACTAAGTAGGCCCCAATTATATAGAAAAATAAAATCCCTTACAGGACGTTCCCCCCTAAATTTTATACGGGACCTAAAAATGCGTACCGCATTTAACCTTATCAAAGATGACAATCTCAACGTTTCGGAGGTAGCCTATAAAATGGGTTATGATGACCCTTCTTACTTCTCTAAATGTTTCTCCCAAAAGTTTGGTATTTGCCCTTCCAAATTAATTTAG
- a CDS encoding c-type cytochrome, producing the protein MRSLFHKTIGFCLLGFAVVSCHDKGDPNYQYMPDMYEPIGYEAYGEYDVFENGQEAKLPVEGTIPRGWMPYDYQNNPEDAAVAKTDLKNPLPYTQDNYVEGKALYTIYCAVCHGDKGDGKGILVEREKILGVPSYDDAGRAITEGSIYHVMYYGLNNMGSYAAQTTIEERWQIDHYVMSLKDKLEGKPEREYVEETGEPTQLLPSRADANLYDDAGDMNSDQENQNDQTETQE; encoded by the coding sequence ATGAGAAGTTTGTTCCATAAAACTATAGGATTTTGTCTGCTTGGCTTTGCAGTTGTTTCCTGCCATGACAAGGGGGATCCAAACTATCAGTACATGCCAGATATGTATGAACCGATAGGCTACGAAGCTTACGGTGAATACGATGTTTTTGAAAATGGTCAGGAAGCGAAATTACCCGTGGAAGGTACTATACCACGTGGATGGATGCCTTATGATTATCAAAATAATCCAGAGGATGCTGCTGTAGCAAAAACTGACTTAAAGAATCCACTGCCTTATACTCAGGATAATTATGTAGAGGGTAAGGCGCTTTACACTATTTATTGTGCAGTTTGTCACGGAGATAAAGGAGATGGTAAAGGAATCCTGGTAGAGAGAGAAAAAATATTAGGGGTTCCATCTTATGATGATGCAGGGCGTGCAATTACAGAGGGTAGTATTTACCATGTAATGTATTATGGTCTCAACAATATGGGATCATATGCTGCTCAAACAACCATCGAAGAACGTTGGCAGATAGATCACTATGTGATGAGCCTTAAAGATAAGTTGGAAGGAAAACCTGAAAGAGAGTACGTAGAAGAAACCGGAGAACCAACTCAACTTCTTCCTTCAAGAGCTGATGCAAATCTTTATGATGATGCAGGTGATATGAACTCAGATCAGGAGAACCAGAACGACCAAACTGAAACACAAGAATAA
- a CDS encoding cytochrome c oxidase subunit I, giving the protein MSAIANAPAHDHHDDHGHHHKETFITKYIFSQDHKMIAKQYLITGLIMGIIGIAMSVLFRIQLAWPEQSFWIFEALLGDRWAPEGVMSPSIYLALVTIHGTIMVFFVLTAGLSGTFSNLLIPLQIGARDMASGFLNMVSYWLFFLSSVIMLSSLFVESGPAMAGWTIYPPLSALPQAISGSGTGMTLWLVSMAIFIASSLMGSLNYIVTVINLRTTGMSMTRLPLTIWAFFVTAIIGVVSFPVLLSAALLLIMDRSFGTSFFLSDIFIQGEVLSHQGGSPVLFEHLFWFLGHPEVYIVILPAMGLVSEIMATNSRKPIFGYRAMIASILAIAFLSTIVWGHHMFISGMNPFLGSVFTFTTLLIAIPSAVKAFNWITTLWKGNLQMNPGMLFSIGFVSTFITGGLTGIILGDSTLDINVHDTYFVVAHFHLVMGISALYGLLAGVYHWFPKMFGRMMNKNLGYIHFWVTAVGAYGVFFPMHFIGIAGLPRRYYTNTNFPYFDDYADVNVIITVAAIITAAVQLVFLYNFFGSIFFGKKATQNPWKATTLEWTTPVEHIHGNWPGKIPSVYRWPYDYSKTDEHGEYVIKGQDFVPQTVPLQKDEEELNH; this is encoded by the coding sequence ATGTCAGCAATTGCAAACGCACCGGCACACGATCACCACGACGATCACGGACATCATCATAAAGAGACTTTTATAACAAAGTATATTTTTAGTCAGGATCATAAGATGATTGCCAAGCAATATCTTATTACCGGGCTAATAATGGGTATTATTGGTATCGCGATGTCGGTACTCTTTCGTATCCAGCTTGCATGGCCAGAACAATCTTTCTGGATATTTGAAGCATTATTAGGGGATAGATGGGCTCCAGAGGGAGTGATGTCTCCTAGTATTTATCTTGCATTGGTTACTATTCATGGTACTATCATGGTATTCTTTGTACTTACTGCAGGATTGAGTGGTACATTCTCAAACCTTTTAATTCCGTTGCAAATTGGTGCACGGGATATGGCATCAGGATTTTTGAACATGGTTTCTTACTGGTTATTTTTCCTTTCCAGTGTAATTATGTTAAGTTCCCTTTTTGTAGAATCTGGACCCGCAATGGCAGGGTGGACGATATATCCTCCATTAAGTGCATTACCTCAGGCTATTAGTGGTTCTGGTACGGGAATGACATTATGGTTAGTTTCTATGGCGATCTTTATTGCTTCCTCTTTAATGGGATCATTGAATTATATCGTAACTGTAATTAACCTTAGAACAACGGGAATGTCTATGACCAGGCTTCCCTTAACTATCTGGGCATTCTTTGTAACGGCTATTATCGGGGTAGTTTCCTTTCCGGTATTACTTTCAGCTGCATTGTTATTAATAATGGATAGAAGTTTTGGGACTTCATTTTTCTTAAGTGATATTTTTATCCAGGGAGAGGTGTTGAGTCACCAGGGTGGTTCACCTGTTCTTTTTGAACACTTATTCTGGTTCCTTGGGCACCCGGAAGTATATATTGTAATTCTGCCTGCGATGGGGTTGGTTTCTGAAATTATGGCTACCAATTCACGTAAACCAATTTTCGGTTACCGTGCGATGATTGCATCTATCCTTGCAATTGCCTTTCTTTCTACGATTGTATGGGGTCACCATATGTTTATATCTGGTATGAACCCATTCCTTGGGTCAGTATTTACATTTACAACCTTATTGATTGCGATTCCATCCGCGGTAAAAGCTTTTAACTGGATCACCACTTTATGGAAAGGGAATCTACAGATGAATCCCGGAATGCTATTTTCTATAGGATTTGTTTCCACATTTATTACAGGGGGGCTTACCGGTATTATCCTTGGAGATTCTACATTAGATATTAATGTTCACGATACTTACTTTGTGGTAGCTCACTTCCACCTGGTAATGGGTATCTCGGCACTTTATGGTTTACTGGCAGGTGTTTACCACTGGTTCCCTAAAATGTTTGGTAGAATGATGAATAAGAACCTTGGTTATATCCATTTCTGGGTAACAGCGGTTGGTGCTTACGGAGTTTTCTTCCCGATGCACTTTATAGGTATTGCTGGTCTTCCAAGACGATATTATACAAACACCAATTTTCCTTACTTCGACGACTATGCAGATGTGAATGTGATCATCACGGTAGCAGCCATCATTACGGCGGCAGTACAGTTAGTGTTCCTTTACAACTTCTTTGGTTCTATTTTCTTCGGAAAGAAGGCGACTCAGAACCCTTGGAAAGCAACTACTTTAGAATGGACTACCCCTGTAGAGCATATCCACGGAAACTGGCCAGGTAAGATACCTTCTGTATATCGTTGGCCATACGATTATTCTAAGACCGATGAGCACGGAGAGTACGTAATCAAAGGTCAGGATTTTGTTCCTCAAACGGTTCCTTTGCAGAAAGACGAAGAAGAACTAAATCACTAA
- a CDS encoding DUF3341 domain-containing protein: MASKVLHAIYRDDDLLLQAVKQIREARYHIGEIYCPFPVHGLDKAMGLAPTRLAITSFMYGLVGLAVAVAMMNFIMIEDWPQDIGGKPSFSFIENMPAFVPIMFELTVFFAAHLMVITFYMRSRLWPFKKAENPDVRTTDDMFLMEVDAANHNIDDLTDFLYKTGASEIKLIE; the protein is encoded by the coding sequence ATGGCATCTAAAGTTTTACACGCTATTTACAGGGATGACGATCTGCTTTTACAAGCCGTAAAGCAGATTCGTGAAGCACGTTATCATATAGGTGAGATCTACTGTCCATTCCCGGTACACGGACTAGACAAAGCAATGGGACTTGCTCCAACAAGACTGGCTATTACATCATTTATGTACGGGTTGGTTGGTTTAGCAGTTGCCGTTGCGATGATGAATTTTATTATGATCGAAGACTGGCCTCAGGATATTGGAGGTAAGCCAAGTTTCAGCTTTATTGAGAATATGCCGGCATTTGTGCCAATTATGTTCGAATTAACGGTGTTCTTTGCTGCTCACCTTATGGTGATCACTTTTTATATGAGGAGTAGATTATGGCCATTTAAAAAAGCTGAAAATCCAGATGTAAGAACAACAGATGATATGTTCTTGATGGAAGTAGATGCTGCGAATCATAATATTGATGACTTAACGGACTTTTTATATAAGACCGGAGCATCTGAAATTAAATTAATAGAATAA
- a CDS encoding GIY-YIG nuclease family protein: MYLYYVYILQCFDDSYYTGITNNLNRRISEHKNGLDSKCYTFKRRPLELKFSQEFNDVLQAIYFEKQIKGWTRAKKQALINGDFDWLQVLAECRNATHYKYKPDK, translated from the coding sequence ATGTATTTGTATTATGTTTATATATTGCAATGTTTCGATGACTCCTACTATACAGGAATCACTAATAATCTTAACAGAAGAATAAGTGAACATAAGAATGGATTGGATTCAAAATGTTATACATTTAAAAGAAGACCTTTAGAATTAAAATTCAGTCAGGAGTTTAATGATGTTTTACAGGCTATATATTTTGAAAAACAAATTAAAGGTTGGACAAGAGCTAAAAAGCAAGCATTAATTAATGGTGATTTTGATTGGTTGCAAGTTTTAGCAGAATGTCGTAATGCAACTCATTATAAGTATAAGCCAGATAAATAA
- the nrfD gene encoding NrfD/PsrC family molybdoenzyme membrane anchor subunit: MSHYEAPIRKPLVTGNKSYHDVTVDVAAPVEGRANKTWWIVFSIALVAFLWGVGCIVYTISTGIGTWGLNKTVGWAWDITNFVWWVGIGHAGTLISAVLLLFRQKWRMAINRSAEAMTIFSVMQAGLFPLIHMGRPWLAYWVLPIPNQFGSLWVNFNSPLLWDVFAISTYLSVSLVFWWTGLLPDFAMIRDRAITPFTKRVYGILSFGWSGRAKDWQRFEEVSLVLAGLATPLVLSVHTIVSFDFATSVIPGWHTTIFPPYFVAGAIFSGFAMVNTLLIIMRKVSNLEDYITIQHIELMNIVIMITGSIVGTAYITELVIAWYSGVEYEQYAFLNRATGPYWWAYWSMMTCNVFSPQFMWFKKLRTSIMFSFFISIVVNIGMWFERFVIIVTSLHRDYLPSSWTMFSPTFVDIGIFIGTIGFFFVLFLLYARSFPVIAQAEVKTILKASGEKYKKLRAEHGDNVSHIDVEPAGAGPSANINEKHTSQFDDTEGRSHEETVNVDGLVVSEVMKDRNDEMLSRIGTYDPKTQDADDLTKLKNVGPLLQQRFHQVGIYLFDQISKLTEQDFELLDEVIENFPIQENREGWIAQANKLKNK, from the coding sequence ATGTCTCATTACGAAGCTCCTATACGAAAGCCTCTAGTTACCGGAAACAAAAGCTATCACGATGTGACGGTTGATGTTGCTGCTCCGGTTGAAGGAAGGGCTAATAAAACCTGGTGGATAGTCTTCTCTATCGCCCTTGTTGCCTTTCTTTGGGGTGTTGGATGTATAGTTTACACAATTTCTACGGGTATAGGTACCTGGGGATTAAACAAAACAGTAGGTTGGGCCTGGGATATTACCAACTTCGTATGGTGGGTAGGTATTGGCCACGCCGGTACGTTGATTTCTGCCGTATTATTACTGTTCCGTCAAAAATGGAGAATGGCAATTAACAGGTCTGCAGAGGCCATGACCATTTTCTCTGTAATGCAGGCGGGTCTTTTCCCATTAATTCATATGGGGCGTCCATGGCTGGCATATTGGGTACTTCCAATTCCTAACCAGTTTGGATCTCTTTGGGTGAACTTTAACTCACCACTGCTTTGGGATGTGTTCGCGATCTCTACGTATCTTTCAGTATCACTGGTTTTCTGGTGGACTGGATTATTACCTGATTTCGCAATGATTCGTGACAGGGCAATTACGCCTTTTACAAAAAGAGTTTACGGAATACTATCTTTTGGATGGAGTGGACGTGCTAAAGACTGGCAACGTTTTGAAGAAGTATCTCTGGTACTTGCCGGACTGGCAACACCACTTGTACTTTCTGTACACACCATTGTATCTTTTGACTTCGCAACTTCGGTAATACCGGGATGGCATACTACCATTTTCCCTCCTTACTTCGTTGCGGGAGCGATCTTCTCTGGATTTGCCATGGTAAACACCTTGCTTATCATTATGAGAAAGGTTTCTAACCTTGAAGATTATATTACTATTCAGCATATCGAATTGATGAACATTGTGATCATGATCACGGGGTCTATCGTAGGTACTGCATATATTACCGAGTTAGTGATCGCATGGTATTCTGGAGTGGAATATGAACAGTATGCATTCCTTAACAGGGCTACCGGACCTTACTGGTGGGCATACTGGAGTATGATGACCTGTAACGTATTTTCTCCACAGTTCATGTGGTTCAAGAAACTGCGTACAAGTATTATGTTCTCGTTCTTTATCTCTATTGTGGTAAATATCGGGATGTGGTTTGAGCGTTTCGTAATTATTGTGACTTCATTGCACCGTGATTACCTTCCATCTTCATGGACGATGTTCTCTCCTACATTTGTAGATATAGGTATTTTCATCGGAACTATTGGATTCTTCTTTGTATTGTTTCTGCTTTATGCCCGTTCGTTCCCGGTGATCGCCCAGGCAGAGGTGAAGACAATCCTGAAGGCTTCAGGAGAAAAATATAAAAAATTAAGAGCTGAGCATGGAGATAATGTCTCTCATATTGATGTAGAACCGGCAGGTGCAGGTCCTTCAGCAAATATTAATGAGAAACATACTTCTCAATTTGATGATACCGAAGGCAGATCACACGAAGAAACTGTGAATGTAGATGGATTGGTCGTTTCAGAAGTAATGAAAGACCGAAATGATGAGATGCTTTCCAGAATTGGGACCTACGATCCAAAAACTCAGGATGCTGATGATCTTACAAAACTGAAAAATGTTGGACCGTTGCTTCAACAACGTTTCCACCAGGTTGGTATCTATCTGTTTGATCAGATTAGCAAATTAACAGAACAGGATTTTGAATTGCTTGATGAAGTAATTGAAAACTTCCCTATCCAGGAGAATAGAGAAGGATGGATTGCGCAGGCAAACAAACTAAAAAATAAATAA
- the ruvB gene encoding Holliday junction branch migration DNA helicase RuvB — protein MNENLDATGENFSPEEFDVERALRPLSFDDFAGQEQVLENLQIFVQAANLRGEALDHTLFHGPPGLGKTTLAHILANELNVGIKITSGPVLDKPGDLAGLLTNLDERDILFIDEIHRLSPIVEEYLYSAMEDYRIDIMIETGPNARTVQINLNPFTLIGATTRSGLLTAPMRARFGISSRLQYYSTELLSGIVERSSDILKVPITQDAAIEIAGRSRGTPRIANALLRRVRDFAQIKGNGKIDIEIAKFGLKALNVDAHGLDEMDNKILATIIDKFKGGPVGITTLATAVSESAETIEEVYEPFLIQQGFIYRTPRGREVTEHAYRHLGRVKGSNQGGLFDN, from the coding sequence ATGAACGAAAACCTTGATGCTACCGGTGAAAATTTCTCTCCAGAAGAGTTTGATGTTGAAAGAGCTTTAAGGCCGCTTAGTTTTGATGACTTTGCAGGGCAGGAACAGGTGTTGGAAAATCTTCAGATCTTCGTTCAGGCAGCTAATTTAAGAGGAGAGGCATTAGATCATACCTTGTTTCACGGTCCCCCGGGATTAGGAAAAACTACCCTGGCTCATATTCTGGCTAATGAATTGAATGTAGGTATCAAGATCACTTCAGGTCCTGTACTGGATAAGCCTGGAGATCTTGCCGGGTTGTTAACAAATCTTGATGAAAGGGATATCCTCTTTATTGATGAGATCCATCGATTAAGCCCAATTGTAGAAGAGTATTTATACTCAGCGATGGAAGATTATCGAATTGATATCATGATCGAGACCGGACCCAATGCGAGAACGGTTCAGATCAATCTGAATCCGTTTACACTGATTGGGGCAACTACAAGATCTGGACTGTTAACCGCTCCAATGCGGGCAAGATTTGGCATTTCCAGCAGGTTACAATATTATAGCACCGAACTGCTTTCCGGAATTGTAGAAAGAAGTTCTGATATTTTGAAAGTACCAATTACCCAGGATGCCGCAATAGAGATTGCCGGGAGAAGTAGGGGAACACCAAGAATAGCAAATGCATTACTTAGAAGGGTACGTGATTTTGCGCAAATAAAAGGGAACGGAAAGATCGATATTGAAATTGCCAAATTCGGATTGAAAGCATTGAATGTGGATGCGCATGGTCTCGATGAAATGGATAATAAGATACTTGCTACGATAATTGACAAATTTAAAGGGGGGCCTGTAGGGATTACCACCCTGGCTACAGCAGTTAGCGAAAGTGCAGAAACTATTGAAGAAGTATATGAACCTTTTCTAATACAGCAGGGTTTTATCTATAGGACCCCAAGGGGAAGAGAGGTTACAGAACATGCTTACAGGCATCTTGGGAGAGTTAAAGGAAGTAATCAGGGAGGACTTTTTGATAACTAA
- a CDS encoding cytochrome P450 codes for MNNNNKIPEVSLLKFLKHSANILKNPLPFHHQNFTEKGDTFRLNIGFKKSVIFSRDAGFLEYALQKNQRNYIKSEIQTKDLAKYVGKGLLTSDGEHWKKQRKLIQPAFHKKQLANLLGSIKEAINTEYDKIQTDKEIDIFPILNDLAFQTVVKSLFSSAANQEEINRLQYITESAQKMLVKELRQPYLGWWFKASGKIDSYLKLTAEARTILKRIVHERRESNTRYDDLLDMLLDAKYDDGNFMDEEQLIDEILILFTAGHETTSNALTFISQLLALNPQWQDRILGEIQNLNTETDDLMGFVTQAKVTQQVIEEGMRLYPPAYFIDRVNVEQDEFGGMLLEPGENLLFSVHEIHRHPNLWEKPEEFLPERFEDGGKKYSSQYFPFGAGPRKCIGNNFAMFEMIIAVSELVSRFKIISVADEIDIKPLITLKPKNAILKFTKR; via the coding sequence ATGAATAACAATAATAAAATCCCTGAAGTTTCACTACTCAAATTCCTGAAACATTCAGCTAATATTCTAAAGAACCCCTTACCTTTTCATCATCAAAACTTCACTGAAAAGGGCGATACTTTCAGGCTTAATATTGGTTTTAAAAAATCGGTAATCTTTTCCCGTGATGCCGGGTTTTTAGAATATGCACTTCAAAAGAATCAGAGGAATTATATCAAATCTGAGATTCAGACCAAAGATCTGGCAAAGTACGTAGGGAAGGGCCTTTTAACATCAGATGGAGAACATTGGAAAAAACAGCGAAAGCTTATTCAGCCTGCTTTTCATAAAAAACAGTTAGCAAATCTGCTTGGTTCTATTAAGGAAGCAATCAATACAGAATATGATAAAATCCAGACAGATAAAGAGATTGATATTTTTCCTATTCTCAATGATTTAGCCTTTCAAACGGTGGTGAAATCCCTTTTCAGCAGTGCAGCGAATCAGGAAGAAATAAACAGGCTACAATATATTACTGAGTCAGCTCAGAAAATGCTGGTAAAAGAACTGCGTCAACCTTATCTGGGATGGTGGTTTAAAGCAAGTGGGAAAATCGATTCTTATTTAAAGTTAACGGCAGAAGCACGCACAATTTTAAAACGGATCGTTCATGAACGTCGGGAATCAAATACTCGTTATGATGATCTTCTGGATATGCTTCTGGATGCGAAATATGACGACGGGAATTTTATGGATGAGGAACAGTTAATTGATGAAATTCTTATTCTATTTACAGCCGGTCACGAAACAACGTCCAATGCTCTCACATTTATAAGTCAGCTGCTGGCTTTAAATCCTCAATGGCAGGACAGGATCCTGGGTGAAATTCAAAACTTGAATACTGAAACAGATGACTTGATGGGTTTTGTAACTCAGGCTAAAGTAACGCAGCAGGTCATAGAAGAAGGAATGAGATTATATCCGCCAGCCTATTTTATAGATCGGGTGAATGTTGAGCAAGATGAATTTGGAGGGATGTTATTGGAACCTGGAGAAAACCTGTTGTTTTCGGTACATGAAATTCATAGGCATCCGAATCTATGGGAAAAACCAGAGGAATTTCTGCCGGAACGCTTTGAAGACGGTGGAAAAAAATATTCTTCTCAGTATTTTCCTTTTGGGGCCGGTCCCAGGAAATGTATAGGAAATAATTTTGCGATGTTCGAGATGATTATCGCTGTTTCAGAATTGGTTTCTCGTTTTAAGATAATATCAGTAGCTGATGAAATTGATATAAAACCATTAATAACGCTAAAACCTAAAAACGCTATCCTGAAATTCACGAAAAGATAA